Proteins from a genomic interval of Alteromonas macleodii ATCC 27126:
- a CDS encoding FAD-dependent monooxygenase yields the protein MVDFCINGGGMVGAALALGLAQQQFKVAVIEPYLPAPFNAEKGPDLRVSAISEASVTLLKALGAWEHIAAMRVKPYTGLSVWDDPAHRTDFTAHSIDMPQLGFFVENRLLQLGCHHALKQFDNVELITGQTVQDIQLTNTAKVSLSNGRTIEASWLVGADGANSQVRKAAGIGTTGWQYAQQAMGITIKMENAVEPVTWQQFTSSGPKAFLPMFDNFASLVWYDSPDELKRIKSLKANQLESEILKTFPDELTRNGNSFSVIDKAIFPLTRAHANHYVKGCCALVGDAAHTINPLAGQGVNLGFKDVETFLSVCAEFKPFGSDNALSLTDKVFSQRLISNYEKPRKRDNLVMMTAMDGFYTLFSNDVAPIKWIRNQLLSVAQRIEPAKQEVLKYAIGLR from the coding sequence ATGGTCGATTTTTGTATAAATGGCGGCGGTATGGTAGGTGCTGCACTTGCGTTGGGACTTGCTCAGCAGCAGTTTAAGGTAGCAGTGATAGAGCCGTATCTACCAGCACCTTTTAACGCTGAGAAGGGGCCTGACTTAAGGGTTTCAGCCATCAGCGAAGCATCGGTAACGCTGTTAAAAGCCCTTGGCGCTTGGGAACACATAGCCGCCATGCGTGTTAAACCTTACACAGGCCTAAGCGTGTGGGACGACCCAGCCCATCGAACAGATTTTACCGCACATAGTATTGACATGCCCCAACTAGGCTTTTTTGTGGAAAACCGATTGTTGCAGCTAGGATGCCACCACGCATTAAAGCAGTTTGACAATGTTGAGCTCATTACCGGACAAACGGTGCAAGATATTCAATTAACGAATACGGCTAAGGTCAGCCTTTCGAATGGCAGAACCATTGAAGCGAGCTGGCTTGTTGGTGCAGATGGCGCAAACTCTCAGGTGAGAAAGGCGGCGGGCATTGGCACTACAGGTTGGCAATATGCGCAGCAGGCGATGGGGATCACTATAAAGATGGAGAACGCCGTTGAACCTGTAACCTGGCAGCAGTTTACATCGAGCGGCCCTAAAGCCTTTTTACCTATGTTTGATAACTTCGCTTCGCTGGTTTGGTATGACTCGCCTGACGAACTCAAACGGATTAAAAGTTTAAAAGCGAACCAACTTGAAAGTGAAATTCTTAAAACGTTTCCAGACGAATTAACCAGAAATGGCAATAGCTTTTCAGTTATTGATAAAGCGATTTTTCCACTCACGCGTGCTCATGCCAATCACTATGTGAAAGGCTGTTGTGCGTTAGTTGGTGATGCAGCACACACTATTAATCCGCTTGCCGGACAGGGTGTTAATTTAGGTTTTAAAGATGTAGAAACCTTTCTTTCTGTGTGTGCTGAATTCAAGCCATTCGGTAGCGACAACGCATTGTCGCTAACCGATAAAGTATTTTCTCAAAGGCTTATCAGCAATTATGAAAAGCCACGAAAGCGAGATAATTTGGTGATGATGACGGCAATGGATGGGTTTTATACCTTGTTTAGCAATGACGTTGCCCCCATAAAATGGATAAGAAACCAGCTTCTTTCTGTGGCGCAGCGCATAGAGCCTGCTAAACAAGAAGTGCTCAAATATGCGATAGGGTTACGATAA
- the corC gene encoding CNNM family magnesium/cobalt transport protein CorC (CorC(YbeX) belongs to the Cyclin M Mg2+ Exporter (CNNM) family, and was characterized as belonging to a set of three proteins, at least one of which must be present for CorA to function.): MSDDNPHSTNGSSGKSWLDKLKNSISGEPRSKEELVSVITDAEQNEIIDPQTREMIEGVIGVNEMRVRDIMIPRAQMTTIDVEQKVEEFLPVMLESAHSRFPVISEDKDHIEGILLAKDLLAFAFNAEKEFNLRDILRPAVIVPESKRVDVLLKEFRQQRYHMAIVVDEYGGVSGLVTIEDILEIIVGEIEDEYDTEEDGTDDIRPLNKSTYSVKALTPVDDFNEFFETKFSEEEADTIGGIVLKAFGHMPETNDEITIGDIQFKVTNSDKRRLIQLKVSVPSLE; encoded by the coding sequence ATGAGCGACGATAATCCTCACTCTACCAACGGCTCATCAGGCAAGAGTTGGTTAGATAAACTAAAAAATTCAATTTCTGGCGAGCCGAGAAGTAAAGAAGAGTTAGTATCGGTTATTACTGATGCTGAACAGAACGAAATCATAGACCCACAAACCCGCGAAATGATTGAAGGGGTTATTGGGGTAAATGAAATGCGAGTAAGGGATATCATGATCCCTCGCGCTCAAATGACCACCATCGATGTAGAGCAAAAGGTAGAAGAGTTTTTACCTGTAATGCTTGAATCTGCTCACTCCCGTTTCCCTGTTATCAGCGAAGATAAAGACCACATCGAAGGTATCCTGTTAGCAAAAGATCTTTTGGCTTTTGCTTTTAACGCGGAAAAAGAATTTAACCTTCGCGATATTCTGCGCCCAGCGGTTATTGTTCCAGAAAGTAAACGCGTGGACGTTCTGCTTAAAGAGTTCCGTCAGCAACGCTACCACATGGCCATTGTTGTAGATGAATATGGCGGTGTGTCTGGTCTAGTCACGATTGAAGATATCCTTGAAATTATCGTGGGTGAAATTGAAGACGAATACGATACGGAAGAAGATGGTACCGATGATATTCGCCCGTTAAATAAATCAACATACTCTGTTAAAGCCTTAACGCCGGTTGACGATTTTAACGAGTTTTTTGAAACCAAGTTTAGCGAAGAAGAAGCCGACACTATTGGCGGTATTGTGCTGAAAGCGTTTGGTCATATGCCTGAAACCAATGACGAAATCACCATTGGCGACATTCAATTTAAAGTGACTAACTCTGATAAGCGCCGACTTATCCAACTTAAGGTTTCAGTGCCTTCGCTCGAATAG
- the miaB gene encoding tRNA (N6-isopentenyl adenosine(37)-C2)-methylthiotransferase MiaB produces the protein MTKKLYIKTWGCQMNEYDSEKMADLLDSTHGYSAAESAEEADVILLNTCSIREKAQEKVFHQLGRWKTLKQDKPELIIGVGGCVASQEGDTIRQRAPFVDLVFGPQTLHRLPEMINQLQGGAKSVIDVSFPEIEKFDRLPEPRAEGPTAFVSIMEGCSKYCTFCVVPYTRGEEVSRPVDDVLLEIAQLAGQGVREVNLLGQNVNAYRGENYDGTICRFSELLELVAAIDGIDRIRYTTSHPVEFTDDIIEAYASIPELVDHLHLPVQSGSDRILNLMKRGHTAIEYKSKMRKLKKIRPNISLSSDFIIGFPGETDADFEATMDLIQAVDYDLSFSFIYSARPGTPAADAVDDVSEETKKQRLHLLQQRITQQALRIARHMVGTEQRILVEGPSKKNPMELSGRTENNRVVNFEGTPDMIGEFVDVNITDVFTNSLRGEVVRRESEMGLRVAVSPQSIMAKHQADLPDELGVGQFNPA, from the coding sequence ATGACTAAAAAGCTGTATATCAAAACCTGGGGCTGCCAAATGAACGAGTACGACTCGGAGAAAATGGCAGACTTACTAGACTCAACGCATGGCTACAGTGCTGCAGAAAGTGCTGAAGAAGCCGATGTTATTTTGCTTAACACATGCTCAATTCGTGAAAAAGCACAGGAAAAGGTGTTCCACCAGCTGGGACGTTGGAAAACACTTAAGCAAGATAAACCTGAACTTATTATCGGTGTGGGCGGCTGTGTAGCCTCTCAAGAGGGCGATACTATTCGTCAACGCGCGCCTTTCGTAGACTTAGTATTTGGTCCACAAACACTGCACCGCTTGCCTGAAATGATCAATCAGCTTCAGGGCGGCGCAAAGTCAGTCATTGACGTTAGCTTCCCAGAAATTGAAAAATTTGACCGTTTGCCTGAGCCACGTGCTGAAGGTCCAACGGCGTTCGTTTCAATCATGGAAGGCTGTTCAAAATACTGCACATTTTGTGTTGTGCCTTACACCCGCGGTGAAGAAGTAAGCCGTCCTGTTGACGACGTGTTGCTTGAAATCGCTCAGCTTGCAGGTCAAGGCGTGCGTGAAGTAAATCTTCTAGGTCAAAACGTTAACGCGTATCGCGGTGAAAATTACGACGGTACAATTTGTCGTTTCTCTGAGCTGCTTGAATTGGTAGCGGCCATAGACGGTATCGACAGAATTCGTTACACCACCTCACACCCGGTTGAATTTACTGATGACATTATAGAAGCATACGCGTCTATTCCGGAGTTAGTAGACCACCTACACTTGCCTGTTCAAAGCGGCTCTGACCGTATATTGAACTTGATGAAGCGTGGCCATACAGCAATCGAATACAAGTCTAAAATGCGTAAGCTGAAGAAAATTCGCCCGAACATTAGTTTGTCGAGTGACTTCATTATTGGTTTCCCAGGTGAAACAGATGCCGACTTTGAAGCCACCATGGATTTGATTCAGGCAGTCGATTACGACCTTAGCTTCAGCTTTATTTACAGTGCTCGCCCGGGTACGCCTGCTGCCGACGCAGTAGATGACGTAAGTGAAGAAACTAAGAAGCAACGTCTTCACCTACTACAGCAGCGTATTACGCAACAGGCCCTTCGTATTGCTCGTCACATGGTTGGCACAGAGCAGCGAATCTTGGTTGAAGGTCCGTCGAAGAAAAACCCAATGGAGCTTTCGGGACGTACTGAAAATAACCGTGTAGTGAACTTCGAAGGCACACCAGACATGATTGGCGAATTCGTTGATGTAAACATCACTGACGTATTCACTAACTCATTACGTGGTGAAGTTGTGCGCAGAGAGAGCGAAATGGGCTTGCGTGTTGCCGTTTCGCCCCAATCTATCATGGCAAAGCATCAGGCAGATTTGCCCGATGAGCTTGGCGTGGGTCAATTTAACCCAGCCTAA
- the ybeY gene encoding rRNA maturation RNase YbeY produces MSAIIDVQQAFEGDEAILSAIPSPSELELWANAVLKYEGLAEQEVTIRFTDEAESQSLNHEYRGKDKPTNVLSFPFEAPPGIEINLLGDLVICAPVISREAEEQHKDVSNHYAHMTVHGLLHLMGYDHIDDAEAEEMESKEIDILAHLGIANPYESID; encoded by the coding sequence GTGAGCGCCATTATTGATGTACAGCAAGCGTTTGAAGGTGACGAGGCCATTTTGTCGGCCATTCCCTCACCTTCGGAACTTGAGCTTTGGGCTAACGCCGTGCTCAAGTACGAAGGGTTAGCTGAGCAAGAAGTGACCATTCGCTTTACTGACGAAGCCGAAAGTCAAAGCCTTAACCATGAATACCGAGGAAAAGATAAACCCACAAATGTTTTATCTTTTCCGTTTGAAGCGCCTCCAGGTATAGAAATAAACCTTTTAGGCGACCTGGTTATTTGTGCCCCCGTTATTAGTCGAGAAGCCGAAGAACAGCATAAAGACGTAAGCAACCACTACGCGCACATGACTGTTCACGGGCTATTGCATTTAATGGGTTACGACCATATTGATGATGCGGAAGCTGAAGAAATGGAAAGCAAGGAAATTGATATTCTTGCGCACCTTGGCATTGCTAATCCTTACGAATCTATTGATTAA
- the pta gene encoding phosphate acetyltransferase has translation MSRRIMLIPVGTSVGLTTVSMGLVRAIEEQGIKLNFFKPVAQPRKGDNGEERSTAIIAHHASVSPITPFELEYVERMISNDSTDELLEEIIERFEESSVQEAVTVIEGLVTTRHHPYAERLNLEISRALDADIVFVAVPGNESTTDINHRLEIVVDTYGGHKSQKVVGCIFNKVNASFDEHGRLRADIGAIEAPEHDEERTQALRDLPIFKKGLSLLGTIDWSADLVSPRATDVAKHLNASLLNEGELAERRLSSVTFCAREIHNMTHTLKPGALLVMSGDRGDVFVSCCLAALNGTKLGALLLTGGYQPDENIMALCSQAMETGLPVMLVNSNTWQTAQALHAFNQEVPVDDSKRIEKVMVHTAESLDASWVNSLTQKVSRQKKLSPSAFRFYLTNRARQVNKRIVLPEGNEPRTVVAASICAKRGLARPVLLGDETEIRRVAEQQGVVLSEGVEILSPSAIKKDYVESLVALRGHKGVTEVVAQELLEDNVTLGTMMLQQDDVDGLVSGAVNTTANTIRPALQLIKTAENASLVSSVFFMLLPDQVLVYGDCAINPDPNAQQLADIAIQSAESAQMFGIEPRVAMISYSTGSSGAGSDVEKVREATKIAQSLRPDLLIDGPLQYDAAAIESVGKSKAPNSPVAGKANVFVFPDLNTGNTTYKAVQRSFDLVCIGPMLQGMRKPVNDLSRGALVDDIVFTIALTAIQAAGNV, from the coding sequence ATGTCTCGCAGAATTATGTTGATCCCCGTAGGCACAAGTGTTGGCCTAACTACGGTCAGCATGGGCCTTGTTCGTGCTATCGAGGAACAAGGCATAAAGCTCAATTTCTTTAAGCCCGTTGCACAGCCACGTAAAGGCGATAACGGCGAAGAGCGCTCTACAGCAATTATTGCGCACCATGCCAGTGTGTCGCCCATCACGCCTTTCGAGCTTGAATACGTAGAGCGAATGATCAGTAACGACAGCACCGATGAGCTCTTAGAGGAGATCATCGAGCGGTTTGAAGAAAGCAGTGTTCAAGAAGCTGTTACTGTTATTGAAGGACTGGTGACAACTCGCCATCATCCTTATGCAGAGCGCCTGAATTTAGAGATTAGTCGGGCACTTGATGCCGACATCGTTTTCGTGGCTGTGCCTGGAAATGAGTCGACCACAGATATCAATCATCGCCTCGAAATCGTTGTAGACACCTATGGCGGTCACAAAAGTCAAAAAGTAGTGGGCTGTATCTTCAATAAGGTTAACGCGTCTTTTGATGAACATGGTCGCTTACGCGCTGATATTGGCGCAATAGAAGCCCCTGAGCACGACGAAGAGCGAACCCAAGCGTTACGTGATTTGCCTATTTTCAAAAAGGGCTTGAGTCTACTTGGCACAATTGACTGGAGCGCTGATTTAGTATCTCCTCGCGCCACCGACGTAGCGAAGCATCTTAACGCTAGCTTGTTAAACGAAGGCGAGTTGGCTGAGCGGCGTTTAAGTAGTGTCACGTTTTGCGCGCGAGAAATTCACAACATGACGCACACCTTAAAGCCGGGGGCGCTACTTGTAATGTCGGGTGATCGCGGCGATGTTTTTGTGTCGTGCTGTTTAGCTGCATTAAACGGCACAAAGCTAGGCGCGCTCTTGCTTACCGGCGGCTATCAGCCAGATGAAAACATTATGGCGTTGTGTAGCCAGGCCATGGAAACGGGCTTACCGGTTATGCTGGTAAATTCCAATACGTGGCAAACAGCACAAGCACTTCACGCTTTTAATCAGGAAGTACCTGTAGATGACAGTAAACGCATTGAAAAGGTGATGGTTCACACTGCGGAAAGTTTAGACGCAAGTTGGGTAAATTCACTTACCCAAAAAGTGTCGCGCCAGAAAAAACTCTCTCCATCAGCGTTTCGTTTTTACCTAACAAACCGTGCAAGGCAGGTAAATAAACGCATTGTGCTTCCTGAAGGAAACGAGCCAAGAACCGTGGTGGCGGCCTCTATTTGTGCCAAGCGGGGTCTTGCTCGTCCTGTATTGCTAGGCGATGAAACTGAGATTAGGCGGGTAGCAGAACAGCAAGGTGTTGTACTGAGCGAAGGCGTTGAGATTCTCTCGCCGTCGGCCATTAAAAAAGACTATGTTGAGAGTTTAGTGGCGCTACGCGGCCATAAAGGTGTGACGGAAGTGGTTGCCCAAGAGTTGTTAGAAGATAATGTGACTCTGGGCACGATGATGCTTCAGCAAGATGACGTGGATGGATTAGTGTCAGGTGCAGTAAATACAACTGCGAACACTATTCGCCCAGCGCTCCAGTTAATAAAGACCGCTGAAAACGCGTCTTTGGTGTCGTCAGTATTCTTTATGCTGTTGCCTGACCAAGTTTTGGTTTACGGCGACTGTGCAATTAACCCAGATCCCAACGCTCAACAGCTCGCTGATATTGCTATTCAATCTGCGGAATCTGCACAAATGTTTGGCATTGAACCGCGGGTTGCGATGATTAGCTACAGCACTGGTTCGTCAGGAGCAGGAAGCGATGTAGAAAAGGTGAGAGAAGCGACCAAAATTGCGCAAAGCCTTCGCCCTGATTTACTTATTGATGGTCCACTTCAATACGATGCAGCGGCTATCGAAAGTGTGGGCAAGAGCAAGGCACCAAATAGCCCTGTTGCTGGTAAGGCAAACGTGTTTGTTTTTCCTGACCTCAATACCGGAAATACCACTTACAAAGCGGTACAGCGTAGCTTCGATCTAGTGTGTATTGGCCCAATGCTGCAAGGCATGCGAAAGCCCGTTAACGATTTAAGTCGCGGTGCATTGGTTGACGATATTGTATTTACCATAGCACTTACTGCTATTCAGGCGGCAGGTAACGTTTAA
- the lnt gene encoding apolipoprotein N-acyltransferase: MLKRFTPHLLLLLSGASLTLAFAPFNMWLLTIPALALAIRQVIKLKHRPFLAGWLFGAGWFGAGISWVHVSIADFGGLPIAASIGIMALLCGYLSLYPALATKLTAKFFSPQLWPMTLPLFWVAAEWLRSWMLTGFPWLSLGYSQLESPLSGFAPIIGETGISALIVISATLFALIHNKRTFANAVLVALCLFTSGYLLKQHTWVAPQKNYSVGMAQGNIAQSLRWVPEQDGPTMDTYWKLTESLWDNDLIIWPEAAVPKLEPLAQPYLAKVNERAFQENTALITGIVNYNWETDEAWNNLIVLGKRTPDAAYPDYQYFHNNRFSKHHLLPVGEFVPFEDWLRPLAPLFDLPMSSFSRGDYQQANLEANGIHLAPAICFEIAFPHQVMANVYENTDMIITVSNDAWFGHSHGPAQHLQIAQMRALELGRPVVRATNNGITAFIDHRGEITARLPQFMAGNISAPVVATRGFTPYYHLQELGVWFIVILLFVSALLLRRRQR; the protein is encoded by the coding sequence ATGCTGAAACGGTTTACTCCCCACCTTCTTCTTTTACTAAGTGGTGCAAGCTTAACCCTTGCTTTTGCTCCCTTTAACATGTGGCTTTTAACTATTCCTGCGCTTGCACTTGCTATACGTCAGGTGATAAAGCTCAAACATCGCCCATTTTTAGCCGGATGGCTTTTCGGTGCGGGATGGTTTGGAGCGGGTATAAGCTGGGTTCATGTGAGCATTGCCGACTTTGGCGGGCTTCCTATTGCGGCATCTATTGGCATTATGGCGTTACTATGTGGCTACTTATCGCTTTATCCTGCGCTTGCCACCAAGTTAACCGCCAAGTTCTTCTCTCCTCAATTGTGGCCAATGACGTTACCTCTTTTCTGGGTTGCGGCTGAGTGGTTACGAAGCTGGATGCTAACCGGCTTTCCATGGTTATCTTTAGGGTATAGTCAACTAGAGAGCCCTCTTTCAGGCTTTGCGCCAATCATCGGAGAAACGGGAATAAGCGCGCTTATCGTTATCAGCGCTACGCTATTTGCGTTGATACACAATAAGCGAACTTTCGCCAACGCAGTGCTAGTGGCACTGTGCTTATTTACCAGTGGCTACCTTCTTAAACAACATACTTGGGTTGCCCCCCAAAAAAACTACTCAGTAGGCATGGCTCAAGGCAACATCGCGCAAAGTCTGCGATGGGTGCCAGAGCAAGATGGTCCAACCATGGACACCTATTGGAAATTAACTGAAAGCTTATGGGATAACGACCTCATCATTTGGCCTGAAGCCGCGGTTCCTAAGTTAGAACCATTAGCCCAACCTTATCTTGCTAAAGTTAACGAAAGAGCCTTTCAAGAGAACACGGCACTTATTACGGGTATTGTTAATTACAACTGGGAAACTGATGAAGCGTGGAACAACCTAATTGTGCTAGGTAAACGTACGCCAGATGCCGCTTATCCCGACTATCAATATTTCCACAACAACCGATTTTCGAAACATCATCTATTGCCCGTAGGCGAATTCGTACCTTTTGAAGACTGGCTTCGCCCGCTCGCTCCCCTATTCGATTTACCTATGTCATCATTCTCTCGAGGTGACTATCAACAGGCAAACCTTGAAGCTAACGGCATTCACCTAGCCCCCGCTATCTGTTTTGAAATTGCGTTTCCTCATCAAGTGATGGCAAATGTATATGAAAATACCGACATGATCATAACCGTGAGTAATGATGCGTGGTTTGGTCACTCACATGGGCCTGCTCAGCATTTGCAGATAGCGCAAATGCGCGCCCTTGAGTTAGGCCGCCCTGTCGTTAGAGCGACAAATAATGGCATTACGGCTTTTATAGACCACAGAGGCGAAATAACTGCTCGGCTACCTCAATTCATGGCAGGTAATATTTCGGCGCCAGTTGTCGCAACCAGAGGGTTTACACCGTATTACCATCTTCAAGAGCTAGGTGTTTGGTTTATAGTTATTTTGCTATTTGTTAGTGCGTTGCTTCTTAGACGAAGACAGAGATGA
- a CDS encoding TetR/AcrR family transcriptional regulator, whose translation MKYDHDEIIEKATTLFWQRGFQAAGMRDIQQALDMRPGSIYARFQSKEGLFKLVVKHYADNSAKRLKQVTEAQSPLDALYHFFETALTGPDEQRYMRQCLLVKSIAELELIGDIAKKAVLESMQTLKAGFRNIIEACIEKGELPEHTPTSTAAEWLQNQFVGLRAFALLQDDNQTTIKMIDKVIIDLKGQWPQQTH comes from the coding sequence ATGAAATATGACCACGATGAGATTATAGAAAAAGCCACTACGCTTTTTTGGCAACGAGGCTTTCAGGCGGCTGGCATGCGTGATATTCAGCAGGCATTGGATATGCGCCCCGGTAGTATTTATGCGCGTTTTCAAAGCAAAGAAGGTTTATTCAAACTTGTTGTTAAGCATTATGCAGACAACAGTGCAAAACGTTTAAAGCAAGTCACAGAAGCTCAATCACCTTTAGATGCTCTTTACCATTTTTTTGAAACAGCATTAACTGGCCCCGACGAGCAACGCTACATGCGCCAGTGCTTGCTGGTTAAGTCTATTGCAGAATTAGAACTCATTGGCGATATTGCCAAAAAAGCTGTACTTGAGAGCATGCAAACCCTCAAGGCTGGTTTTAGAAATATTATTGAAGCCTGTATCGAAAAAGGTGAGCTGCCTGAACATACGCCAACGTCAACAGCCGCAGAGTGGCTTCAAAATCAGTTCGTTGGCTTACGAGCGTTTGCCTTACTGCAAGACGATAATCAAACAACTATTAAGATGATAGACAAAGTCATTATTGATTTGAAAGGACAATGGCCACAACAAACACATTAA
- a CDS encoding metal-dependent hydrolase family protein, protein MNWVSLFSKKLLTFSITAIVCSTAVLAETTVITADRMIDVANGKVVKQAAVIVNDNIITASGRLKDLTVPNEATRIDLGNATLMPGLMDMHVHLTSDATRHGYKRLEVSLPRAAITGVKHAKATLDAGFTTVRNVGAPGFADVALRDAINAGDVVGPRMFVAGPSLGVTGGHCDSNLLPYEYDNYSEGVADGPWEVRKKVRRNIKYGATVIKFCATGGVLSKGTKVGAQQYTFEEMKALIDEAHLRGLTVATHAHGTNGIKAAIKAGVDSVEHVSLLDDEAIDLAKKNGTYFSMDIYVTEYILGEGEKAGILEESLNKERIVGKTQRENFEKAVKAGVNMVFGSDAGVYPHGDNPKQFARMVKFGMTPIQAIQAATINPARLLKQEATLGSLEKGKLADIVAVPGNPLDDMSLMEKVGFVMKDGQIVKQYAM, encoded by the coding sequence GTGAACTGGGTTTCTCTTTTTTCAAAAAAACTACTCACCTTTTCAATCACTGCCATTGTTTGCTCTACTGCTGTTTTGGCAGAGACAACGGTTATTACTGCAGATCGCATGATAGACGTTGCTAACGGGAAAGTCGTCAAACAGGCGGCTGTTATTGTAAACGACAATATAATTACTGCATCTGGTCGTCTTAAAGACCTGACAGTTCCAAACGAAGCAACACGTATTGATTTAGGCAATGCCACGCTAATGCCTGGGTTAATGGATATGCACGTACACTTAACCAGTGATGCAACTCGACACGGGTACAAGCGTTTAGAAGTATCACTGCCCCGCGCGGCTATTACTGGCGTTAAACACGCTAAAGCAACGTTAGATGCAGGTTTTACCACTGTGCGTAATGTGGGTGCACCTGGTTTTGCTGATGTTGCGTTAAGAGATGCCATCAACGCGGGCGACGTAGTGGGACCGCGCATGTTTGTAGCTGGGCCAAGCCTAGGCGTAACTGGCGGCCATTGTGACAGCAATCTTTTGCCCTATGAGTATGACAATTATAGCGAAGGTGTAGCCGATGGCCCGTGGGAAGTACGCAAAAAAGTACGTCGAAATATTAAGTACGGCGCTACCGTGATCAAATTCTGCGCTACAGGTGGCGTTTTGTCTAAAGGCACAAAGGTAGGTGCACAGCAATACACATTCGAAGAAATGAAAGCCCTCATTGATGAGGCCCATTTGCGTGGTTTGACAGTAGCGACTCATGCTCATGGCACTAATGGCATTAAAGCAGCCATTAAAGCGGGTGTAGATTCAGTAGAACACGTAAGTTTGCTTGATGACGAAGCGATAGATTTAGCGAAAAAGAACGGTACTTACTTCTCTATGGATATTTACGTAACTGAATATATTCTGGGTGAAGGAGAGAAAGCCGGTATTCTAGAAGAAAGCCTGAATAAAGAGCGTATTGTTGGTAAAACTCAGCGCGAAAACTTTGAGAAGGCAGTTAAAGCTGGTGTAAATATGGTATTTGGTTCCGATGCCGGGGTTTACCCTCACGGTGATAATCCTAAGCAGTTTGCCCGGATGGTGAAGTTCGGTATGACCCCCATTCAGGCTATTCAAGCTGCTACTATAAACCCTGCCCGCTTACTGAAACAAGAAGCTACCCTTGGAAGTTTGGAAAAAGGTAAGCTGGCAGATATCGTCGCAGTGCCCGGCAACCCACTAGATGATATGAGCCTTATGGAAAAAGTGGGCTTTGTTATGAAAGATGGACAAATTGTGAAGCAGTACGCGATGTGA
- a CDS encoding PhoH family protein codes for MSTLVSNEFELEPADSKRLSSLCGPFDDNIKQIERRLGVEITYRNNAFKVLGEPQQIKSASELLKLLYIETQPIKGRIPELEAEQVHLAIQEARVIEKDATGGYGKEVNIKTKRGVIKPRNPNQAQYVANIVNHDITFGIGPAGTGKTYLAVAAAVDALERQEIRRILLTRPAVEAGEKLGFLPGDLSQKVDPYLRPLYDALFEMLGFEKVEKLMERNVIEVAPLAYMRGRTLNDAFIILDESQNTTVEQMKMFLTRIGFNSKAVITGDITQVDLPRGAKSGLRHAIEVLSEVDDISFNFFNAEDVVRHPVVARIVRAYEVHDAEQERLRKARKEEALRLQREQASQDDNATQTKDDNAS; via the coding sequence TTGAGTACATTGGTTAGTAACGAATTTGAATTAGAACCGGCAGATAGCAAACGTTTGTCGAGTTTATGTGGCCCCTTTGATGACAACATTAAACAAATTGAGCGCAGGTTAGGCGTAGAGATTACCTACCGCAATAACGCATTCAAGGTGTTGGGTGAACCGCAGCAAATAAAAAGTGCTAGCGAATTACTTAAGCTTCTTTACATAGAAACACAGCCTATCAAAGGCCGTATTCCCGAGCTAGAAGCGGAACAAGTTCATCTTGCCATTCAAGAAGCCCGTGTTATTGAAAAAGACGCAACAGGCGGCTACGGCAAAGAAGTGAATATTAAGACCAAGCGCGGTGTGATTAAGCCGCGTAACCCTAACCAAGCGCAATATGTGGCGAACATTGTAAACCACGATATTACTTTTGGTATTGGACCTGCTGGTACGGGTAAAACCTACCTAGCCGTCGCTGCTGCTGTGGACGCGCTTGAGCGACAAGAAATTCGCCGCATCTTGCTTACCCGCCCGGCGGTAGAAGCGGGTGAAAAGCTCGGTTTCTTACCCGGCGACCTTTCACAAAAAGTTGACCCGTACCTTCGTCCGCTTTACGACGCCCTATTTGAAATGTTGGGCTTCGAGAAAGTAGAAAAGCTTATGGAGCGCAACGTGATTGAGGTTGCACCGCTGGCCTATATGCGTGGTCGAACACTGAACGATGCCTTTATTATTTTGGATGAAAGTCAAAACACCACGGTAGAGCAAATGAAAATGTTCTTAACCCGTATTGGCTTCAATTCAAAAGCGGTGATCACCGGTGACATCACGCAGGTAGACTTACCTCGCGGTGCAAAATCAGGTCTTCGTCATGCTATTGAAGTGTTAAGTGAAGTGGATGACATTTCATTTAACTTCTTTAACGCTGAAGACGTGGTTCGTCACCCTGTGGTTGCGCGTATCGTTAGAGCCTATGAAGTGCACGATGCTGAACAAGAGCGTCTTCGCAAAGCACGTAAAGAAGAAGCGTTGCGACTTCAACGTGAACAGGCTTCCCAAGACGATAATGCCACGCAAACGAAAGACGACAACGCATCGTGA